The Macaca nemestrina isolate mMacNem1 chromosome 17, mMacNem.hap1, whole genome shotgun sequence genome contains the following window.
TTTCACCCAAGGATTCAAAATAATATTGACTGGGTACTGACTGTGTGGCAAGCATTTTCTAtgttatctaatttaatcttccTAACAATGCTGTGGAGCAAGAGTATCCCTGTGCTGCAGACACCTGCTGGAAgctcaggctcagagaggtaaagtgaacGGCCCGTGTGTTCATGGAGTGAGGAAATGGTGGAGTCTCAGTTCAAACCCTGGCCCGACGTCAAGCCCATGTTCTTTCCACTTTCCACATTCTTTCTATTCTGCCTCCCACTAAAGAAAACAGTGTCTTTTttcctatcctttttttttttttttttttgggttgtttaattgagatgcagtcttgctctgtcacccaggctggagtacagtggtgtgatcttggttcactgaaatctctgctgctcgggttcaagtgattcttgtgcctcagcctcccaagtagctgggattacaggtgtgtgccatgacgcccagctaattttttggtattttttaatagaaatagggttttgccatgtcggccaggctggtctcgaactcctgatctcaggtgatccacccgcctcggcctcccaaagtgttgggattacaggtgtgagtcactgtgcccggccttttccTATGCTTTTTAAAGGGATAATACGTGAATGACACTCATGACACTGGCATTGATTTGGGGACCCATATGCCCGAGGAATCCACTCACAGGCTCTGCAAAAGCATTGTCCCAGAGAACGGTGGCCGTTGCATTGTTGTCCTGGCTGCCATGAACGATCACCACCACTGGCAGGGACAGGGTCTAAAAAGACACAAGAGAAGGCTGAGCGCCCACGAGCCTCAAGTTCTTCTccttccctgcttttttttttcttattatcacAACGCTTTTATTTTCCAAGTTTCAGTTAATGTTCCTCTCACACACAGAATCTAAATGGCCCCAGGAATAATATGACTTTTCACACTGGCACAatcttagaaattttaaatattttacaagcAATGTTGCTTAGATATTTCTGAAGGATAAAGTTTCTCAAAGTTACATGGagaacaggagagagaagagactaTTGGAGACATTTctgggaaaaaatacaaataacaaatttaaaacttACCACAATTTTTACTCAAATTCATCCCGAGTAATGCTTCTCATAATCCATTTTGTAGTCTCTCTCTCCAGCTAGTTCAGTTCATTATTGTttgttcatgttttattttttatttttatttttatttttatttttatttttatttttattttttttgagatggagtctcgctctgtcacccaggctggagtgcggtggccggatctcagctcactgcaagctccgcctcccgggttcacgccattctcctgcctcagcctcccgagtagctgggactataggcgcccgccacctcgcccggctagttttttgtattttttagtagagacggggtttcaccgtgttagccaggatggtctcgatctcctgacctcgtgatccgcccgtctcggcctcccaaagtgctgggattacaggcgtgagccaccgcgcccggctatttttatttttttgagacggagtcttgccctgtcacccaggttggagtgcaatggcgcaatctaggctcactgcaacctctgcttcccaggttcaagtgattctcctgcctcagcctccacagtagctaggattacaggcacataccaccacacccagctatttttgtattttttgtagagacggggtttcaccatgttggccaggctggtctcaaacccctgacctcgtgatccacccgcctcagcctcccaaagtgctgggattacaggtttgagccaccatgcctggcctattttttattttatttatttatttatttatttttgttgagatggggtctcactatgttgcccaggctggtctggaattcctgaactcaagcaaaactcctgccttggcctcccaaagtgttaggattacagatgtgagccactgcactgggccttgTTTGttcgtgtctttttttttttttttttaaagacagggtctcactcttttgcccaggctggagtgcagtggcacaatctcggttcattgcaacctcagcctcccaggttcaagtgattctcctgagtagctgggattacaggcatgtgccaccaagcctggctaatttttgtactgtttagtagagatggggtttcactgtgttagccaggctggtcttgaactcctgacctcaagtgacctgcctgcctcagccttccaaagtgctgggattacaggcatgagccactgtgctcaggcTTTGTTCATATCTTAAGAGAATCTAAGTGATACAGTTCTCAGGGTGAGGTCGGTCTGTTTTCAGTTTACCAATAGGCAAAAAGAAGATGCtatgtgataaaaaaaaattattttgtaacataaagtacaccacatacacacacacgcgcgcgcgtgCGCACATGCACACGCAGAGCTTAGGGAAGGCTTTACCTTGACTTGAAAAACCAGCTCATTTCCACCAACACTGAACTGGGATTCAAACAGGATTGTAAATTTTTCTTCTGTCACTGACTCTGCCCCACGACGGTCTGATCTCTTAATTCGTTTCAGGGACTGCAAAGGAGAAATACAAGATGAAACATCAGATGAAAGTTGTTCTCCTCAAAGAACAGGGAAAAAttcattcttcctcttcttccaccCTCACCATATTCCTGAAGTGGGCACTAAGAGTGCCTGTGGCTTGGTGGTACTCCATGACACAGCAGTTGttcaagatctcgccactgtaatCACTGCAAATCAGAGAGAGACCAGCTCCAAACCCATGCCAGGGTCTCAGGACATGCGGAGTCAATAATATAATTTGGGGTAGCAGGAAATAGAGAAGTTTGCTAAAAATGTACGTCATTTAGAGGAAATGTTAGCTATATAACATATACATGTAAGGTTCTCGGACGTATCTCTACAAAATGAAACAAGATCAAACTATCTTCACAGAAAACAGTTCCTAGgagaacttttcttttcttttttcttttttttttttcttttttttgagacagagttttgctcttgtttcccaggctggagtacaatggtgtgatctcggctcactgcaatctctgcctcccaggttcaagggattctcctgcctcagtctctcgagtagctgggactacaggcgcccaccaccatgcccgactaattttttgtatttttagtagagatggggtttcaccatgttggtcaggctggtcttgaactcctgacctcaggtgatctgtctgcctcagcctcctaaagtgctgggattacaggtgtgagccactgtgccagacccAAGAACTTCCTTATATTCCTTTGCTGATGCCCAGAAGAGGCCAGAAGGGCAAACAGGGATCTGACACAGGaggcagaattcttttttttcctgttgccaGGACATGAGGCAAGTAGCAGGGAATGAGAAGAAGCTGCACAATTACTTGCGGGTGTTCTCGTTCTTGAGCAGAGACTTGGCCTGCTGCTCACTGATGATGGTGGCCTTCACCTGGGGCGGGTTCATGTGCACGTTCAGCTTCCCGCCCACCAGCAGGCGCACGGTGGCTGCAAACTTGGTCTGGGTCTTCAGGACCTGAGGAGGCTGCTTCTCAATGATGAATGTGCTGCAGGGGACACAGGGACAGACGTACGATGAGGGGTTGGCGCAGGGGAAAGGGCTCTCAGTCCTCCTGTGGTGGGGGTGGGTCTGCCTCCCGCGGGGCTCAGGAGGTGAAAAGCACGGGCACAGCCTCTGTTCCTGGGGAAGCCATGAGAGTCCAGGGAAAGGATGGAGAGGGGAGTGACATAACACAGCAGCTGGCATGGGCTGCGGCCCAAGGGCATCTCTTGCAGTGTCCACAGGAGAAACCGGGCAAGGGCGGCACCCAGCAGCCACAGCAACTGGAGACGGAGTGGGGAGGGATGAGAGGCACAAAGCGAATCTGCTGGTCTGGAAGGCACCTGCGGCCCCCTACACGCAGTCTGGAGCTGCCCCAAGCTCCTGGGCATGGCCAACAGGTAGCAGTCACCTGGTCACCAGGGCTGAGATGATGTCCGTGATGGTGGCGTTGACCTCAGCCAGCATCTCCTCCACTGGGCCAGGGATGGGCAGCTGCTGGCAGAGGTGCTCAGCCCTACGGATCTGCTGCCGGTTCTGCCAGATGATCTCGGCCAACTTCTCACACCTGCACGGGAGCCCCAAGGCCAACAGGAGGACAATGGCTTCTTCGCACAGACGCCAGGCCCCAAGACACAGCTCCCCCTCCCGCAGGAAGGCTCTGTGCTTTCACCACACCTCCCACCCATGGGAAGAGCAGAGCTCCCTGCCTCCCAGAATTAGAAATGTACACAGGAGGGGCGACCCTGACTAGGCCCAAACAGCCCGAGCATCACCCCACACCCCCGAGCTCTCTCCCACCCCCAGGACAGCAGCCCCCTTCCTGGGGGAGGTGCACAGGATGGGGGACCAAAGTCTGATTCAGGAACCAGGCCCCCTGGAGAAACTAGAGCTGTCCCAGGATGGAGGGCGCCTGCTGCAGGAGCCAGCACAGGAGGCAGAAGCAGCCAGGGTCCCCACCAGcccctcctgccctgccctctgGCCGCCCCACACCATTACCAGGACTGTAGCACGTCCAGGCTGCCCTCGGGGGGCCCGCCGTTCCCGGCCAGCTGCTGCCGCCGCTTCCACTGGATCAGCTCGTCATCTAGGATGATGGTCTGTTGCTTCCGCAGCAGCTGCAGGGTCTTCTGGTGCTTCTCGGCCAGCTCCTGAGGGAAGGGAGGACAGCAGCCCCTTCTGGCCTCCCAGAGAACACTGCAGGGCCTCGCTGGGAAATGGCAGAGCAGGGCCCAGGCCATTTCCTCTCCCCAAGCTGCTCTGCCTTGCATGGCTCCCAGAAAAATATGCCTCCTGCCCTCCCAGGTTCTGCTCTCATCCGGGCCCCAGCCCTCCCTCAGGTCCCCAGAGACTGACTTCATGGCACCCACGCCCAGGAGAAGGCCAGGACCCCACTCACCACGCGGTACTGCTGCAGCGTCTGTGCCTCGCGCTGCAGCCACGCCTCCAGGGACACCTGCTTCTGCTGGAGGGCTGTCTCCCGGCTCAGACGCTCCTGGGGGCTCAGCTGGGCCAGTGGGCCAAACTGAGCTAGAGGAAGGGATAGGAAACCATGACCGTCACCTCCCAGTGTCCAACAGGAGGCCCAGGGAAGCGCACTCACCCGTTCTGGAGCAAGACCCTCCCAGGCTCAGATACTGCATCAAGGGCAAGTCGGAGTTCCTGACAGACAGCGGGGGCAAGATGAACGGGCGCCTCAGGAGGTGCCTCTGGGCCCTGCTCCCTGGCCTCCTGACTCTGAGCGTCCCCTCTGGGGGCACACGGGTGCTGGGGCAGCTGGGGAAGAGGCCCGCCTGTCTGCTGCCCACCTGCCGCACAGAGCTGccagccctcttctcacagcccgGCATTGGTCTAGGCTGTCTGGGGTGCAAGTGTGCCCGTGCCCTTGACTGTGGGTGAACCTGGGCAAATCACTTTCCTTTCTGTGCTTCGGCTCCCCCACGTGTAAACAGGAGAATCTCAGTACCTGCCTCAGTGGGGCGCTTGAAGATTAAATACATGAGGACATGGAAGATGCCAGAAAGCTTCCTGGCATGGGTGAGCTCTGTGTGAGGTTCGTCCTTCTTGGTTAATGGGGAACAGGACAGAGAGAAGAGGTGACAAGACAAGCAGTTGCTCGGCCCCATCCCTCCCGCAGCAAGGCCTCCTCAGGGGCCCCCGGCCCCGGCAGCTCTGTCTCGTCCCTGAGCACAGCAGTCCGCCCTCAGGGGAGGATGAGATTCTCGAGGGGCCGGAAGGGGCCCAGCATGTTTGTCCAGGTTGGCTCACTGTGAGCCCAGCCGACCAACCaggggagacagacagacagacagcagaGGAGAGCATGTCCAGGGCCACTGGGGATGCAGAGCCACCAAGATTCTCTCAGGAAAGGGAGGCCGGAGGGAGGTGGCTTTTCTCCACACCATCTGTGAGGAGTCATTGATGGTGGGACAGGGAGTAAGTCAGGCCTcactaccttttaaaaattactatgaaATAGGTAAGACACAGGGAACATGGAACACAGGAGCACCTGTGTATCAATAACCCAGCCTAAGAAACTAGACATGTCCACAGTTACAGCCACAACTAGCAGacccaccccaccctcccaacAACAGCCCCTCTCCACCACACTGGGACTATTAATCCCTTCCCATCTCCTTCTCAACAGCCCAGCATCCTTGCTTGAGCTGAGTCAGAAGATGTGCGCATCAGCATGTCTCAGTCGAGCTCCTGGCTGGCCCCTGAGGGTCATgtcaccctgaccccagccctgtCCCATGGGATGCACAAGCTGGGACAGACAAAAGCAACTCTATGTAGCCACGAACAGCCCAGAGCTAGAACTCAGAAATATGGCTCCAATCTCACTGCAGGTATCGAGCAGGAAGAGGATCATCCAGGCACGGACAGATCCGAGGCGTCTGCACGGCTACCACGGGAATCCTGCCCAGCCACAGGGAGGGTGGTGGTGATCCCAACACCTGGGCCCAGCCTTCCTATGCAAGGGACCCACTTAGGTCTCTCCTGGAAATTTGCAGAAGCTTTTGGGAAGGAGACCAGGGAGACAGGAAGCAATTTCCCTACTCCACTGGAGGTAGCTGAGCCTTCCCTGGCAAAAGCGGATCAACAGTCTGTGTTTCTGCTGAGTGAACTTGACAAATGGGACTGAGAAGACACTGCATGATGGATCCAAACCTaatccaccaccacacacaggaAGCAGAAAAGTCAGGCATGGGATCAGAAATACTGTCGACAGTCTAAGGACTTGGGTAGGAATAACAGCCCCAAATCTTCTGTTTCCATTCTCAGAAGGAGCTGCCCTTCTTCTGGGGCCAGTCTAGGATGGGTTCAGATAAAAGGAAGACATGCTAGAATCATCCTTTCAACCTTTACTCAATAACTCTTATGTTTCAGGCATTGTGCTGGCCTCAGGGTACAGAGATAAAAGATATAGTCCCTTCTTCAAGATTTATGTTCCAGTGGAGAAgagaaagagtaaataaataatatcactATAGACATAAGATGGAACCTACATACATGGAATTAGAGGAGCATgtgctatgtgtgtgtgtgctgtgtgtctgtgtgcgtggtgtgtctgtgtgtgctatgtgtggtgagtgtgtgtgtatgctgtgtgtCTGTGGAGTGTgagtgtgctctgtgtgtgtgtggtgtgtgtgtgctgtgtgtctgtgtatggggtgtgtgtgtgctgtgtgtgtctgtgtgtgtggtatgtggtgtgtgtggtgtatatgtgtgctgtgtgtgtgtgtgtttggaggggCTGGGTGGTTGAGCCAAAGCTTCTCTGAGACTGAGCTGGGCATGGAAGCATAGAGAGGAAACTATTAAAGCTCAAACTGCCAAATTGCTACAGGGTCAAGAGGGGGCGCTGGTGGGGCTCCACAGCCTCACCACAAACTGAAGCTCTTTGTGCTCTAAGTACTAAGCAGGATTTATACCAGGCTAAGGGAGCTTTGTCCATAAGGGCTACCTAAGGAGCGTTAAGTGTACTCTGCTCCAGGAAGACCTTTGTGAATAACTGCACAGAACATTAGAAATCAGTTACTACAAATACGGGTCCTTAGTACTTACACGTCCCTGCTTAGAAAGGTTTCTTTTCCTccttagagatagggtcttactatgttgcttaAGCTAGTCtgaaactactggcctcaagtgatcctcctgccttggcctcccaaagcaccaggattgcaggtgtgcaaaACCACTCCcagcttataatttttttttttttttttgagacagagttctgctctttttacccaggctggagtgcaatggtgatatcatcgctcactgcaacctccgcctcccaggttcaagagattctcgtgcctcagcctcccaagtagctgggattacatgcatgcaccaccatgcccagctaattttgtatttttagtagagatggggtttcaccatgttggccaggctggtctcgaactcctgacctcaggtgatccacccgcctcaccctcccaaagtgctgggattacaggcgtgaaccactgtgcccagccagaaaattttttaaacatgtaattatataatttctatttatcaTTTCAGTAACGCTCAACTTATAATATGTCTACTATATACAAAAGTATTGCCTGCTAGTGTTTGtttagactgtgagctccttctCAAAAGAGGAAATGTCTTCTGTGGCAGCTCAGAAGCTTCCTGGATGTGGGGACCTGAGTGAGACATGCACTCAAGGGCAGGCGCCCTGCCATCTCCCCTTCCTAAATCTCATCCTCTCAGTACTGTCTTCAATGCAAATaaatccctgctactcagagaAAGGTTGCTGCCTCCGAATAGAAAATGGGCTTTCTCCCAACCCCACTGGAGCTGCTTTCCAGTCCCCACGCCCACCCTCAGGATGCACACTGTGCCTCCACTGCGCCTCACCTTGGATCCTCAGGCTCTCCTGGTACTGGATGATGAAGTACTCCTGAGTCTGCTGCAGCTTCTTCAGCTCATTCTCTGTGTCCTGCGTGACCAGTCGCAGCTCCTCAAACGTCTGATTGATCTGGAGGTGTTTCTGGGACATGGCGTCAGCAAGGCTTCCAGCTGGAGAACTACCCTGGGAACAGATGGGGGGCAGTGCAAGGTGGTCGGAATGGGAGGAAGCCTGAGGCCTTAATCCCCAGGAAAAGCCTATGCCAGATCCTGCAACTGGGCTAAGACCCCAAAAGGTAAATTTTGAGTCGGGAGGAATAGCAAACGTCATCTGTGAGACACAGGGTGCAGTGGGAAAAGTGAGAAACAGGGGAGCGGACAGATCACGGTTCAGATCACAAAGCATGGGAGAAGCTTCCATTTCAGATCTGACCTCCACCAGAGTATCCTAAACGGGGTCCATTGAATTACCTTTGGAGAGACTAGAACATAACCTGTTCCAGTGTCACGTGGGTTTTCCTACTAATGAGGAGGTGGAGTGATTCCTCTTCCACTCATTGACCCAATGCAAGGACAGCATTAAGCATTAGGGAAGCCATGGGGAGCAGGGCCGTGTGAATACACATCATCTGTGTCCTCACTCAAGATATTCTCATGATGGAATCATTTGCTTCCACCATGGAAGAGGCCAGACCTCTCACAGGCATCCTGGAGACCCCAGGATGAAGTGATGGGGGAGGCATAAACAAAGTCTCTGTGGACCCAGCCCTGTAAGTGACCTGGTCAGACCACTCCTTCCACGCCTGATTCAGGGCTAGGGAAAAGTCTTTCCTAAGTATTCTCACCTGAATATGAGCACGCCTTTACTAAAAAATTACTCAGTTGAGGTTAAATTACTTTGCACTTGTTCATATTGTTTTGTGGTTGCAATCTCATCAAGGTTATAAATCAGTTAAGATCAAAGAccatatcttctatttcttttctttttctcttttttttgagacacggtctcattccatcacccatgagtgcaggggtgcgatcatggctcactgcagcctttaccccctgggctcaagggatcttcccacttcagctttCCGAACAGTCagggctacaggcatgtaccaccgtgcccagctaatttttttttttttttgtatttttggtagagacaaggtttcactatgttacccagggtgctctcgaactcctgggctcaggcaatctgcctgcctcagcctgccaaagtgctgggctgCAGTCAGTCACATCTCCTATTTCTTTTGTGCCCCTTAGGACGATGCTCTCTTTAAAGAGACACCAGTAGTGCACCCTGAGTCACATTGACAAAGGTGGGTCCAGAGGGAGGTGGGTAAGAAGAGACTTCCCGACTGCCCTCCCCACACATATGGGACACTCACATTGTTGGCTTCTCGGACCAATCTCTGCTCATTGTACAATATATGGCGGATGCAGCGGACCAGCTCCATGGGGCAGCGGTCATACGTGTTCTGAAAGAATCCAACAGCAGACATCAATTTGTGCCATTCCACACTATGGGCCCTAACCATGCCTCAGGATGGGGAGCCTCCTGAGGGACCTCGTGAATCACAGGAGACACTGTTCCTCCAACACCAACAGGAATAAGAAGGCACATCATGGAAACCCAATTACAGTGAAAAGGTAAGactgttttacttcttttttcctttttttttttttgagactgagtctcactctgttgcccaggctggagtgcagtggcacagcctcggcccactgcaacgtctacctcccgggttcaagcgattctcctgctttagccttccaagtagctgggattacaggcgcccgacaccatgcctggctaagttttgtctttttagtagagatggggtttcaccatgttggccaggctggtctcaaactcctgacctcaggtatccaccggccttggcctcccaaagtgctgttttattttttgcatcttAATTTGCCTAAAGTATCTGaggaacattcttttttttttttttttgagacggagtctcgctctgtcgcccaggctggagtgcagtggcgcgatctcggctcactgcaagctccgcctcccgggttcacgccattctcctgcctcagcctcccgagtagctgggactacaggcgcccacaaccgcgcccggctaattttttgtatttttagtagagacggggtttcaccgtggtctcgatctcctgaccttgtgatccgcccgcctcggcctcccaaagtgctgggattacaggcgtgagccaccgtgcccggcaggaacattcttaaaaatggaataaataagttttaaaagcCTCGCCAGAGGAGACACTGGACACCACCCTCAACTGGGCAATCAAAACTACTACCACCAATGAGGGGACGAGGGACACTGCCCGTCTGGATGTGATACCCGAGAAGGACACAGCGTCAcctacagttgtcccttggtatctgtgggggctggttccaggaccctcttggataccaaaatctgcagatgctcaagttccttatataaaatggcatcatTTTGCATAGAACCCATGCAATCCTCCCATACACTTTAAACCACCTATAGATTGCTTATACTATCTAACACAAAggaaatgctatataaatagctGTTCTGTCATatctttgtttgtattttttaaatcgttgtattgttactttttttcttttcctatttctgaGCTGTGGTTGGTGGAATCGGAGGATGCAGAACCCACGGACGTGGGTCAACTATATTTAAAAGTCGGCTCGGAGATGTGCTACGTTAAcgtaatcatgaggaaacatcagacaaaccccaAATGAGgaacattttatctttaaaaagcagggggtacatgaattattattattattttttgagatggaatttcgctcttgtcacccaggctggagtgcaatggcacggtctcggctcactgcaacctccgcctcccaggtttaagcgattctcctgcctcagcctcctgagtagctgagattacaggtgtccaccaccgcacccagttaatttctgtatttttagtagagacggggtttcaccatgttggtcaggctggtcttgaactcctgacctcagatgattcgcctgcctcggccacccaaagtgctgggattacagatgtgagccactgcacccagcctacattaattattttaaaatgtcaatgcAATGAAAGACAAAGTAAGGTTGCAAAACggttccagattaaaggagattCAAGAGGCATGATGACTAGATGCAGTATGTGGTCTTGGACTGGATTCTTGGCTGCAGCGGGAAAATACCCTAAAGGACATGTTTGCCAGAAGAGTACCTAAAAGTATTATATCAATGCTAAATTTAGTGGAGTTGATCAGTGTATTATAACAACACAAGACAAGGTTCATTCTTAGAAAATGCACAGAGGGGCCGGgcaagtggctcacgcctgtaatcccagcactttgggaggccaaggcaggcggatcacctgaggtcgggagttcaaaaccagcctgaccaacatggagaaaccccatctctactaaaaatacaaaaattagatgggtgtggtggcgtgcacctgtagtcccagctactcaggaggctgaggcaggagaatcacttcaacccgggaggcggaggttgcggtgagtcgagactacgccactgcactccagcctgggcaacaagagtgaaactccacctcaaaaaaaaaaaaaagacaatgcacagagggaccgggcatggtggcacatgcctataatcccaacacgtagggaggttgaggtgtggatcacctgaggtcaggagttcaagaccatcgtggccaacatggcaaaaccccgtctctactaaaaatacaaaaaaaaaaaaaaaaaaaaattgccaggcatggtggcgggcgcctgtaatcccagctacttggtaggctaaggcaggagaattgcttgaacccaggaggcggaggttgcagtgagctgagatcgctccactgcactccagcctgggtgacagagcaaga
Protein-coding sequences here:
- the LOC105472124 gene encoding signal transducer and activator of transcription 5B isoform X1, translated to MAVWIQAQQLQGEALHQMQALYGQHFPIEVRHYLSQWIESQAWDSIDLDNPQENIKATQLLEGLVQELQKKAEHQVGEDGFLLKIKLGHYATQLQNTYDRCPMELVRCIRHILYNEQRLVREANNGSSPAGSLADAMSQKHLQINQTFEELRLVTQDTENELKKLQQTQEYFIIQYQESLRIQAQFGPLAQLSPQERLSRETALQQKQVSLEAWLQREAQTLQQYRVELAEKHQKTLQLLRKQQTIILDDELIQWKRRQQLAGNGGPPEGSLDVLQSWCEKLAEIIWQNRQQIRRAEHLCQQLPIPGPVEEMLAEVNATITDIISALVTSTFIIEKQPPQVLKTQTKFAATVRLLVGGKLNVHMNPPQVKATIISEQQAKSLLKNENTRNDYSGEILNNCCVMEYHQATGTLSAHFRNMSLKRIKRSDRRGAESVTEEKFTILFESQFSVGGNELVFQVKTLSLPVVVIVHGSQDNNATATVLWDNAFAEPGRVPFAVPDKVLWPQLCEALNMKFKAEVQSNRGLTKENLVFLAQKLFNNSSSHLEDYSGLSVSWSQFNRENLPGRNYTFWQWFDGVMEVLKKHLKPHWNDGAILGFVNKQQAHDLLINKPDGTFLLRFSDSEIGGITIAWKFDSQERMFWNLMPFTTRDFSIRSLADRLGDLNYLIYVFPDRPKDEVYSKYYTPVPCESATAKAVDGYVKPQIKQVVPEFVNASADAGSGSATYMDQAPSPAVCPQAHYNMYPQNPDSVLDTDGDFDLEDTMDVARRVEELLGRPMDSQWIPHAQS
- the LOC105472124 gene encoding signal transducer and activator of transcription 5B isoform X2; its protein translation is MELVRCIRHILYNEQRLVREANNGSSPAGSLADAMSQKHLQINQTFEELRLVTQDTENELKKLQQTQEYFIIQYQESLRIQAQFGPLAQLSPQERLSRETALQQKQVSLEAWLQREAQTLQQYRVELAEKHQKTLQLLRKQQTIILDDELIQWKRRQQLAGNGGPPEGSLDVLQSWCEKLAEIIWQNRQQIRRAEHLCQQLPIPGPVEEMLAEVNATITDIISALVTSTFIIEKQPPQVLKTQTKFAATVRLLVGGKLNVHMNPPQVKATIISEQQAKSLLKNENTRNDYSGEILNNCCVMEYHQATGTLSAHFRNMSLKRIKRSDRRGAESVTEEKFTILFESQFSVGGNELVFQVKTLSLPVVVIVHGSQDNNATATVLWDNAFAEPGRVPFAVPDKVLWPQLCEALNMKFKAEVQSNRGLTKENLVFLAQKLFNNSSSHLEDYSGLSVSWSQFNRENLPGRNYTFWQWFDGVMEVLKKHLKPHWNDGAILGFVNKQQAHDLLINKPDGTFLLRFSDSEIGGITIAWKFDSQERMFWNLMPFTTRDFSIRSLADRLGDLNYLIYVFPDRPKDEVYSKYYTPVPCESATAKAVDGYVKPQIKQVVPEFVNASADAGSGSATYMDQAPSPAVCPQAHYNMYPQNPDSVLDTDGDFDLEDTMDVARRVEELLGRPMDSQWIPHAQS